GTCAAAGATAAAATCGTACTAGTAAGCAGAGGAACTACTACAATCAACGATAAAATTACCCTTGCTAAGCAAAAAGGAGCTGCGGCTATCCTAATATTCAATTCAAATCCTGAAGAGGGCCAAATTCCTGCCTTTTTAGGTGAAGGGTTGGATTTCATTCCAACATTCTCTTTAACAAATGCTCAAGGACTAGCCTTAAAAAATAAAATAACATCTGAAAGTACTTTTACTTTCAATGAATTAACAAAAATACAAACTGAAGGGGATACATTGGCTGATTTTAGCTCGCGTGGTCCAACACGCATTACGTACGATATTAAGCCCGAAGTAGTAGCACCAGGCGTTTCGGTATTTTCTACTGTGCCGTCTTATGTCATCAATAAAGAGAATCCAAATGATTATCAATATGCATACCAACGACTGTCAGGTACATCGATGGCAGCACCTTATACAACTGGTGTCGCAGCTTTAATGCTTCAAGCAAAGCCAGACTTGGAACCAAGTGATATTAAATCCATTCTAATGAATACGGCTAATCCATTAAAAAAGGATTATAGCGTACTTGAAGTAGGTGCTGGACGGATTAATGCATATCAAGCAGTCCATTCCTCAGTAGAAATTGAAGTACTTGATGAAACACCTATGGTAAAAAATGGGAAGGTAAAATCAATCAAAAATAGAACAGGAGAACTTAGTTTTGGTTCTGTAAATCTTAGAGAAGATGTAAATGAAAAGCGTACCCTTAATCTTAGTAATACAAGTAATGAAACAAAAATATTCGATGTGAAAGTGCAGTTTCAAACAGGTGAACGTGGAGCTTTAGATGCTAACAAAAATGGTGTGAAACTATCGGTAGAATCAACCACCAAACTTAAAGGTAACAAACAAACAAAAACTAATGCTTCCCTCTTTATTCCGAAAACGGCGGAAAAAGGGATCTATGAGGGACATATCGTTTATACAAATCAAGAACATCCTGATGAAACCTACCAGGTTCCATTCGTTGTACACGCCGTTGAAGAAGGAATTGGAATGTTTAACACCTTATCTCTGGGGATGTCTAGTGATCGTTACAGAGGGTCATTGAGTTCGGCTACAAGCAGTATAGAGGCGCAACTTCAACTTAATTCCAATATGAAAAATATTGATTTTACTTTGATTGATGGTAAAACCAATCAAGATCTAGGATATCTTGGATCTTTGAATGGGTTGCAATTAAGTGAAGGTGTGCAATATTCAATAACAGCCTTTAATGGAACTTATTATCCTTTCGATAACAGGTCTCCTATTGGAATCAGTACAAATCCTGTATTGGCCAAACAAGGTTATTATAAAATCAAAATGATCGCGACAAGCGACACTGGTAAACAATTCACTGAAGTTCGAGAGTTTGTAGTTGATAATGGCAAACCGAGCTATAAATTTGCCGTTCCTGATGTAATCGAGTTTGAGGACGGTCAGAAAACAGTTACTATTTCCGGTTCTGTGTATGACCCAGATATTGAGGTATTCAAAGCAGCAGGTATGAATATAGACCAATCTGCAAACAAAATCATCACGATGGTCGGTGGACAAGGGAACATCCCTGTAAATCAAGATGGTACATTTAAGTATGATATGCCTGTAGGGCCAAATAATGGATACATTAAGTTATACGCGGTAGACCCAGCAGGGAATGGTTCTTTTGGTGCTCCTAAGATTATCAAAACTATAAAAAAAGGAACCCCATACTATGAAGCGACCTTCGATCATGAAAGTGCTAAACCAGGTGATACCATCAAAGTGAAATTAGTTTTAAATAACGCTGCTAATTTCCAAAAGAGTAATTTAACATTTTCTTTTTACAAAGATTATTTTGAACTTGTAAACATCGAGCCACTTCCCGAAGCTCAGCAATTGGGTGGACTAAAACTGACAAAATCAGTCGTAGACCAGGGAACTACTATAGTAAACAATCTAACCATTGAAACAGCTGAAGGAAATACACAAACTTTAAATGGACAAATACCTTTAGCAGAAGTCACATTAAAGGTAAAAGATTACCCGTTTGATATTAAATCTGATGGTTCTACTATTTACACACGCTCTACTAGTAATTACCAAAATCGATCTGGTAAAACGATATATCCAGTATATAATGAACCCTACATTGAATTTGTACCAACATATTCGAAAGTGAAGTCCTTATTATATGCTCAAGGTTTATTAAACAGCGCTGGAGCTTTTGATACTACAAGAGACTATAGTAAGATTGGAGCAGACGTGTACATCGAAGATTCAGAAGGAAAGAAGATTAACCAAATTCTGAACAAAAACGGAGCAATACAAGCTTTAAATCTTGCTCTTACAGATCAACCTCTTCGCTTGAATGTGAAAGTACCCGGTCATTTTAAAACAATTTATAATTTCGAAATCGGAATGAAAAGCAGTACCGGAGAATTGATTGGTCAGTTTGCAAACTTGAGTGTTCCTACTTCTCTTGGAGGAGATGTCAATGGAGATGATGTCATTGATATAATGGATGCACTCTACATTCAAACGTATTGGGGAACGAATAAACGGGATGCCGATATCAATTTTGACGGAACAGTAGATGGGAAAGATTTGGCGTTTGTAGCGAAAAATTATTTGTTACAAAATCCAACAATAGACTCTCCTCCAATACCTAAAAAACAATTTAAAGGAAAAACGTTAGATGTAATTAAGAGTGAATTAGGAATAAAATAATGACACTTATAACCACTGGGTAAAAAATAATTACAATACCCCCTACCAAAATTCATGAAGGTTGGGGGTATTTATTATATATTAAGAAAATATAAATTGGCGTCGATGACGAAAAACTGACATAAT
This Arthrobacter citreus DNA region includes the following protein-coding sequences:
- a CDS encoding S8 family serine peptidase; protein product: MKKYGLISTSLILSTALIGPMNTPVIHAENNINADEILSQLPEAQKQALKALESTEQTGLHLSPNVNLETNSEVPVIVEFKERPAKAAVVEAKAHGISLTVTEAKEKVETNHKKFKSDIQKLTSAKITRTYRYSFNGVAMKLPANQVKKLLTSSAVKAVFSNEEVRSEPVIPQEEVQGGGSGIGLSLSYQGVDKLHQEGITGKGVKVGIIDTGVDYHHPDIKGAYRGGYDFVNNDDDPMETTYEDWKKSGAPEFDVLTGVPYNTFHGTHVAGIIAGQGKNESVYKMIGVAPDVDLYAYKVLGPYGHGTTDAVLAGIDKAVEEGMDIINLSLGAGINNPLYPTSIAINQAVLDGVTAVVSAGNSGNSMYTLGSPGTAALALTVGASDAPSQLLTFKGVLQFGTETIAAELQQMANGYADHIEQLNEKTFSIIDVGLGDSTGYKNKDVKDKIVLVSRGTTTINDKITLAKQKGAAAILIFNSNPEEGQIPAFLGEGLDFIPTFSLTNAQGLALKNKITSESTFTFNELTKIQTEGDTLADFSSRGPTRITYDIKPEVVAPGVSVFSTVPSYVINKENPNDYQYAYQRLSGTSMAAPYTTGVAALMLQAKPDLEPSDIKSILMNTANPLKKDYSVLEVGAGRINAYQAVHSSVEIEVLDETPMVKNGKVKSIKNRTGELSFGSVNLREDVNEKRTLNLSNTSNETKIFDVKVQFQTGERGALDANKNGVKLSVESTTKLKGNKQTKTNASLFIPKTAEKGIYEGHIVYTNQEHPDETYQVPFVVHAVEEGIGMFNTLSLGMSSDRYRGSLSSATSSIEAQLQLNSNMKNIDFTLIDGKTNQDLGYLGSLNGLQLSEGVQYSITAFNGTYYPFDNRSPIGISTNPVLAKQGYYKIKMIATSDTGKQFTEVREFVVDNGKPSYKFAVPDVIEFEDGQKTVTISGSVYDPDIEVFKAAGMNIDQSANKIITMVGGQGNIPVNQDGTFKYDMPVGPNNGYIKLYAVDPAGNGSFGAPKIIKTIKKGTPYYEATFDHESAKPGDTIKVKLVLNNAANFQKSNLTFSFYKDYFELVNIEPLPEAQQLGGLKLTKSVVDQGTTIVNNLTIETAEGNTQTLNGQIPLAEVTLKVKDYPFDIKSDGSTIYTRSTSNYQNRSGKTIYPVYNEPYIEFVPTYSKVKSLLYAQGLLNSAGAFDTTRDYSKIGADVYIEDSEGKKINQILNKNGAIQALNLALTDQPLRLNVKVPGHFKTIYNFEIGMKSSTGELIGQFANLSVPTSLGGDVNGDDVIDIMDALYIQTYWGTNKRDADINFDGTVDGKDLAFVAKNYLLQNPTIDSPPIPKKQFKGKTLDVIKSELGIK